A region of Ictalurus furcatus strain D&B chromosome 1, Billie_1.0, whole genome shotgun sequence DNA encodes the following proteins:
- the napga gene encoding N-ethylmaleimide-sensitive factor attachment protein, gamma a, with protein sequence MAQKINEAHEHIAKAEKYLKTSFMKWKPDYDSAASEYSKAAVAFKNAKQLDEAKDAYLQEAEAHTNNGTLFHAAKALEQAGMMLKDMQRLPEAIQYIERASMMYIENGTPDTAAMALDRAGKLIEPVDLAKAVDLYQKAASVFENEERLRQAVELLGKASRLLVRQKKFDEAALSIQKEKNMYRDIENYPTCFKKTIAQALIHLHRGDFVAADKCVRESYSIPGFSGSEDCVALEQLLQGYDQQDEEQVARVCNSPLFKYMDNDYAKLALTLNVPGGGKKKKAASAMGDGGVNSGADKPDEEEDEYAGGLC encoded by the exons ATGGCGCAGAAAATAAACGAGGCCCATGAGCACATCGCTAAAGCGGAGAAATA tttaaagaCCAGTTTTATGAAGTGGAAACCGGATTATGACAGCGCTGCGTCAGAGTACAGTAAAGCAG CTGTCGCTTTCAAAAATGCCAAACAGCTAGACGAGGCAAAAGACGCTTATTTACAAGAGGCAGAGGCTCACACCAACAACGGAAC GCTTTTCCATGCTGCGAA GGCCCTGGAGCAAGCAGGGATGATGCTGAAG GACATGCAGAGGCTGCCCGAGGCAATTCAGTACATTGAGAGAGCCAGTATGATGTACATAGAGAATGGCACACCAGATACTGCTGCCATGGCTCTCGACAGAGCTGGAAA GTTGATAGAACCTGTGGATTTAGCCAAAGCTGTGGACCTCTATCAGAAAGCTGCATCAGTGTTTGAG AATGAGGAACGTCTGCGGCAGGCTGTGGAGCTGCTCGGCAAAGCGTCTCGACTCCTCGTCAGACAAAAGAA ATTTGATGAAGCAGCGTTGTCGATCCAAAAGGAGAAGAACATGTACAGAGACATAGAAAATTACCCGACATGTTTTAAG AAAACCATCGCACAAGCACTGATTCACCTACACAGAGGAGATTTCGTAGCGGCTGATAAGTGTGTGAGGGAAAGCTACAGTATCCCAGGATTCAGTGGGAGTGAGGACTGTGTTGCGTTGGAGCAGCTGTTACAGGGATATGATCAGCAGGATGAAGAGCAGGTGGCCCGCGTCTGCAACTCACCACTGTTCAAATACATGGACAATGAC tATGCTAAGCTGGCTCTCACTCTCAATGTGCCTGGaggagggaagaagaagaaggctgCTTCTGCTATGGGAGACGGAGGAGTGAACAGTGGAGCTGATAAACCTGACGAAGAGGAGGACGAGTATGCAGGAGGACTCTGTTAG
- the si:dkey-192l18.9 gene encoding F-box/LRR-repeat protein 7 isoform X1 — translation MGANNGKQCGSEGKGSSSISSDVSSGTDHTPTKAPRNVTASEDSDLSMRTHSTPSPALILNLSPSHLSPQTLPNGHESPSSSPSSSSSPTIPRETVAIVHAPPGSCKKASKSHSSSLVEFIPDPVVLQIFAHLSTPQLCRCARVCRRWYSLAWDPRLWRTIRLSGELLHADRALKVLTQRLCQDTPNVCLTLEMVVASGCPRLSDRGLRVLAQCCPELRHLEVAGCYNVSNEAVFDVVSRCPNLEHLDVSGCPKVTCISLTQESSLPLSPLHGQEIGLRYLDMTDCTSLEDEGLRAIALHCPLLTHLYLRRCTRLTDEALRQLTLHCPALRQLSLSDCHLLGDFGLREVARMEGQLRHLSVAHCSRITDVGMRYVARYCPRLRYLNARGCEGITDQGLSHLARGCPKLRALDVGRCPLVSDMGLEVLARCCAGLRRLSLKGCESLTGRGLKALATGCPELQMLNIQECEVPAEVLRLIRRHRRRCVIEHTNPAFY, via the exons aCTCAGACCTGAGCATGAGGACACATAGCACCCCGAGTCCTGCTCTCATCCTGAACTTGAGTCCTTCTCATCTTTCTCCTCAAACTCTCCCCAATGGTCATGAGTCTCCATCCTCATccccatcttcatcttcatccccCACCATTCCTAGAGAAACTGTCGCTATAGTCCATGCTCCTCCAGGAAGCTGCAAAAAGGCCTCCAAATCTCACTCCTCTTCACTCGTTGAATTTATTCCAGACCCTGTCGTGTTACAGATCTTCGCTCACCTGTCTACGCCGCAGCTGTGTCGCTGTGCCCGAGTGTGTCGCCGCTGGTACAGCCTGGCCTGGGACCCCCGTCTCTGGAGAACCATCCGACTTAGCGGAGAGTTGCTCCATGCTGACAGAGCCCTGAAGGTCCTCACTCAGCGCCTGTGCCAGGACACCCCCaatgtctgtctcactctggaGATGGTGGTGGCGAGCGGATGCCCAAGGCTGTCTGATCGTGGCCTGCGTGTGCTAGCTCAGTGCTGTCCTGAGCTACGACACCTTGAGGTGGCAGGCTGTTACAACGTTTCAAACGAGGCGGTATTTGACGTCGTGTCCCGCTGTCCTAACCTTGAGCACCTGGATGTCTCAG GTTGCCCTAAAGTGACATGTATAAGTCTGACTCAGGAGAGTTCACTGCCTCTCTCTCCACTCCATGGACAGGAGATCGGCTTGCGCTATCTGGACATGACAGACTGCACATCTCTGGAGGATGAAGGCCTGCGTGCCATCGCTCTTCACTGCCCGCTCCTCACCCATCTCTATCTGCGCCGCTGCACCCGGCTGACAGATGAAGCTTTACGCCAGCTGACTCTTCACTGCCCTGCTCTGCGCCAGCTCAGTCTAAGTGATTGCCATTTACTTGGCGACTTCGGCTTGCGTGAGGTGGCCCGCATGGAGGGTCAGCTCCGCCATCTGAGCGTGGCACACTGCAGCCGCATCACTGACGTAGGCATGCGCTATGTGGCACGCTACTGTCCACGTCTGCGCTACCTGAATGCTCGGGGCTGTGAAGGCATCACGGATCAGGGCCTGAGCCATCTTGCTCGCGGCTGCCCCAAGCTGCGGGCGCTGGACGTGGGCCGATGCCCGTTGGTGTCAGACATGGGACTTGAGGTGTTGGCACGTTGTTGCGCTGGTCTCAGAAGGCTCAGTCTAAAAGGATGTGAGAGTTTAACCGGCAGAGGGTTGAAGGCATTAGCTACAGGATGTCCTGAACTGCAGATGCTTAATATACAGGAGTGTGAGGTGCCCGCGGAGGTGTTGCGGCTGATACGACGCCACCGCAGACGGTGTGTGATTGAACACACCAACCCGGCTTTTTACTGA
- the si:dkey-192l18.9 gene encoding F-box/LRR-repeat protein 7 isoform X2, translated as MTYYSDLSMRTHSTPSPALILNLSPSHLSPQTLPNGHESPSSSPSSSSSPTIPRETVAIVHAPPGSCKKASKSHSSSLVEFIPDPVVLQIFAHLSTPQLCRCARVCRRWYSLAWDPRLWRTIRLSGELLHADRALKVLTQRLCQDTPNVCLTLEMVVASGCPRLSDRGLRVLAQCCPELRHLEVAGCYNVSNEAVFDVVSRCPNLEHLDVSGCPKVTCISLTQESSLPLSPLHGQEIGLRYLDMTDCTSLEDEGLRAIALHCPLLTHLYLRRCTRLTDEALRQLTLHCPALRQLSLSDCHLLGDFGLREVARMEGQLRHLSVAHCSRITDVGMRYVARYCPRLRYLNARGCEGITDQGLSHLARGCPKLRALDVGRCPLVSDMGLEVLARCCAGLRRLSLKGCESLTGRGLKALATGCPELQMLNIQECEVPAEVLRLIRRHRRRCVIEHTNPAFY; from the exons ATGACATACt aCTCAGACCTGAGCATGAGGACACATAGCACCCCGAGTCCTGCTCTCATCCTGAACTTGAGTCCTTCTCATCTTTCTCCTCAAACTCTCCCCAATGGTCATGAGTCTCCATCCTCATccccatcttcatcttcatccccCACCATTCCTAGAGAAACTGTCGCTATAGTCCATGCTCCTCCAGGAAGCTGCAAAAAGGCCTCCAAATCTCACTCCTCTTCACTCGTTGAATTTATTCCAGACCCTGTCGTGTTACAGATCTTCGCTCACCTGTCTACGCCGCAGCTGTGTCGCTGTGCCCGAGTGTGTCGCCGCTGGTACAGCCTGGCCTGGGACCCCCGTCTCTGGAGAACCATCCGACTTAGCGGAGAGTTGCTCCATGCTGACAGAGCCCTGAAGGTCCTCACTCAGCGCCTGTGCCAGGACACCCCCaatgtctgtctcactctggaGATGGTGGTGGCGAGCGGATGCCCAAGGCTGTCTGATCGTGGCCTGCGTGTGCTAGCTCAGTGCTGTCCTGAGCTACGACACCTTGAGGTGGCAGGCTGTTACAACGTTTCAAACGAGGCGGTATTTGACGTCGTGTCCCGCTGTCCTAACCTTGAGCACCTGGATGTCTCAG GTTGCCCTAAAGTGACATGTATAAGTCTGACTCAGGAGAGTTCACTGCCTCTCTCTCCACTCCATGGACAGGAGATCGGCTTGCGCTATCTGGACATGACAGACTGCACATCTCTGGAGGATGAAGGCCTGCGTGCCATCGCTCTTCACTGCCCGCTCCTCACCCATCTCTATCTGCGCCGCTGCACCCGGCTGACAGATGAAGCTTTACGCCAGCTGACTCTTCACTGCCCTGCTCTGCGCCAGCTCAGTCTAAGTGATTGCCATTTACTTGGCGACTTCGGCTTGCGTGAGGTGGCCCGCATGGAGGGTCAGCTCCGCCATCTGAGCGTGGCACACTGCAGCCGCATCACTGACGTAGGCATGCGCTATGTGGCACGCTACTGTCCACGTCTGCGCTACCTGAATGCTCGGGGCTGTGAAGGCATCACGGATCAGGGCCTGAGCCATCTTGCTCGCGGCTGCCCCAAGCTGCGGGCGCTGGACGTGGGCCGATGCCCGTTGGTGTCAGACATGGGACTTGAGGTGTTGGCACGTTGTTGCGCTGGTCTCAGAAGGCTCAGTCTAAAAGGATGTGAGAGTTTAACCGGCAGAGGGTTGAAGGCATTAGCTACAGGATGTCCTGAACTGCAGATGCTTAATATACAGGAGTGTGAGGTGCCCGCGGAGGTGTTGCGGCTGATACGACGCCACCGCAGACGGTGTGTGATTGAACACACCAACCCGGCTTTTTACTGA